The following coding sequences lie in one Moritella viscosa genomic window:
- a CDS encoding putative uncharacterized protein (No significant database matches) produces MYYKKIVILSLFSIFTLVGCNSSDTPSQENKGKPNIINPDDSGTSDPDDEITSISFDKEMTKTLINAPLYIGNRKLYASKNGKILVVADRGDSVTVNVFKKQKNGWSLVKQITSNNRDFAKKISINNDGSYLFISSPYEDSNYIENSGAVHIYKNNGNTFHLEQTLTNNSIKRHGNFGSDISISDDGNILAISADQNKRSNDKHGGVFLYEKNLNRNTWVFSNEINGNSEDAYFGSHIELNGDGNKLLVSNLSTHLYLIDSPTSKSKPLQTIQVESMSDIAFNRDGTVFAYSNYEIDESVTIYTLEDNIYKKHPLSNPISNNFFNTYPGYQFARQIELSEDGTTLLASASNDHYEPPTSTLVKDFNLESLLTKIEECPPRYGSSSKISTGAVITYEMDKEDNSWKVKQYIKPNLSEIRKYNKKDICNQNFVDGYKGERKVIEQISFTILNDSIIASTINGNLFEYKNLASK; encoded by the coding sequence ATGTATTATAAAAAAATAGTAATATTATCGCTTTTCTCCATATTTACATTAGTTGGTTGTAATAGCAGCGATACGCCCTCACAGGAAAACAAGGGAAAACCGAATATTATTAATCCAGATGATAGCGGTACATCTGATCCAGATGATGAGATTACATCAATTTCTTTTGATAAAGAAATGACAAAAACGTTAATTAATGCTCCACTTTATATAGGTAATCGGAAGTTATATGCCAGTAAAAATGGTAAAATCCTGGTTGTTGCCGATAGAGGCGATAGCGTTACCGTAAATGTATTTAAGAAACAAAAAAATGGTTGGTCTTTGGTTAAACAAATTACTTCAAACAACAGAGATTTTGCTAAAAAAATTAGCATAAATAACGATGGTAGTTATTTATTTATTAGCAGTCCGTATGAAGATTCTAATTATATAGAAAATTCCGGCGCAGTTCATATATACAAAAATAACGGTAACACTTTTCATTTAGAACAAACATTAACAAATAATAGTATCAAGAGGCACGGGAACTTTGGTAGTGATATTTCTATTAGTGATGATGGCAATATATTAGCAATAAGTGCAGATCAAAATAAAAGAAGTAACGATAAACATGGTGGAGTTTTTTTATACGAAAAAAACTTAAATAGAAATACTTGGGTGTTTTCAAATGAAATTAATGGCAACAGCGAAGATGCGTATTTTGGGTCTCATATTGAACTAAATGGTGATGGTAATAAACTGTTAGTGTCAAATTTATCTACTCATTTATATCTTATTGACTCACCAACCAGTAAAAGTAAACCATTACAAACAATTCAGGTTGAGTCCATGAGTGATATTGCCTTTAATCGTGATGGGACTGTATTTGCTTACTCGAATTATGAGATTGATGAAAGCGTTACTATTTATACATTGGAAGATAATATATATAAAAAACATCCACTCTCCAACCCTATAAGTAATAATTTCTTTAATACTTACCCTGGTTATCAGTTCGCGCGACAGATAGAGCTGAGCGAAGATGGAACAACCTTATTGGCTTCTGCTAGTAATGATCATTACGAACCACCTACAAGTACATTAGTAAAAGACTTTAACTTAGAGAGCTTACTGACTAAAATTGAAGAGTGTCCTCCCCGTTATGGTTCTAGTAGCAAAATATCAACAGGCGCAGTTATTACGTATGAGATGGATAAAGAAGATAATAGCTGGAAAGTCAAACAATATATAAAACCTAATTTATCAGAAATTAGAAAATATAACAAAAAAGATATCTGCAATCAAAACTTTGTGGATGGGTACAAAGGAGAAAGAAAGGTTATTGAACAAATCAGCTTTACAATTTTGAATGATTCAATAATTGCTTCAACAATAAATGGTAATTTATTTGAGTATAAAAATTTGGCTTCTAAATAA
- a CDS encoding putative uncharacterized protein (No significant database matches), with product MARKVVPLIRFDNYKQFIDYINTRINIYTDDRVAELIKLGKEANAIYRQFEQDFEKEYNVFTHELGTHTDKHKKLIQEMEITAFEKLNDCVEDTPKLKVAFRNAQGTKRHKDKIKYTENDRVVIEIGYNERAAINRLRGLCRDNNLDFRSVINDCAYKIKKESENNVT from the coding sequence ATGGCTAGAAAAGTTGTTCCGTTAATTCGTTTCGATAATTACAAACAATTCATTGATTACATAAATACGCGAATCAATATTTATACTGATGATCGAGTTGCTGAATTAATCAAACTAGGTAAAGAGGCAAACGCTATTTATCGTCAATTCGAGCAAGATTTTGAAAAAGAATATAATGTGTTTACTCACGAACTTGGTACGCACACTGATAAACATAAAAAATTAATTCAAGAGATGGAAATCACTGCATTTGAAAAATTAAATGATTGTGTTGAAGATACTCCAAAATTGAAAGTTGCATTCCGAAATGCACAAGGCACTAAGCGGCACAAAGATAAAATAAAATACACAGAAAATGATCGTGTAGTGATCGAAATTGGTTATAACGAACGGGCTGCGATAAATAGGTTACGTGGACTATGCAGAGATAATAATCTCGATTTTAGATCCGTTATTAACGATTGTGCGTACAAGATAAAAAAAGAATCTGAAAATAATGTCACGTAG
- a CDS encoding transposase, IS3 family IS51 group produces the protein MCRVFKLHRSGFYAWLNKPVSDRTIEDNRLLKLIKEFYVVSGGTYGSPWIHRDLRDAGESCSVNRVAKIMSEHKLKAQIGYKRRHIKGGKTSRIADNLLVRQFNPPRPNQSWVSDITYIRTHEGFLYLATVLDLFSRRVVGWSMDKNMDKHLVMKALLMAVYQRQPKSEVMVHTDQGSQYGSSDYLALMKEHKLVPSMSRRGNCHDNAVAESFFATIKKHIIKKKIYSTRNDAKAEIFNFIEMFYNPKKRHSHTGGVSPAKFEETYYSKLETV, from the coding sequence ATGTGCCGGGTATTTAAATTACACCGCAGTGGTTTTTATGCTTGGTTAAATAAACCAGTAAGTGACAGAACAATTGAAGATAACCGCTTGCTCAAATTAATCAAAGAGTTCTATGTGGTTAGCGGTGGAACATACGGTAGTCCTTGGATACACCGTGATTTACGTGATGCAGGTGAATCATGCAGCGTTAACCGTGTGGCAAAGATAATGTCTGAGCACAAGCTCAAGGCTCAAATTGGCTATAAACGCCGACATATTAAAGGCGGTAAGACGTCACGAATAGCGGATAACTTGTTAGTTCGTCAATTCAACCCACCAAGGCCGAACCAATCGTGGGTGAGCGACATCACCTACATCAGAACACATGAAGGTTTCTTGTACCTTGCTACAGTCTTGGACTTATTTTCTAGACGAGTCGTTGGTTGGTCGATGGATAAAAATATGGATAAGCATTTAGTCATGAAAGCATTGCTAATGGCAGTTTATCAACGCCAGCCAAAATCTGAAGTGATGGTACACACGGATCAAGGTAGCCAATATGGTAGCTCAGATTACTTAGCATTGATGAAAGAGCACAAGCTTGTACCTTCGATGAGTCGTCGAGGTAATTGCCATGATAATGCGGTTGCTGAAAGCTTTTTCGCAACAATCAAAAAGCACATAATTAAGAAGAAGATATATTCGACGCGTAACGATGCGAAAGCAGAGATATTTAATTTTATAGAAATGTTTTACAATCCTAAAAAGCGTCACTCACATACAGGCGGTGTTTCTCCTGCTAAATTTGAGGAAACGTATTATTCTAAGTTAGAAACTGTCTAG
- a CDS encoding transposase, IS3 family IS51 group, protein MSKGKRYTQEFKIEAVKQITERGYSVAEVSERLGICTKTLYHWRSQLSDKPKQAKSSDEQLRIAKLESELKRVTEERDILKKAARYFASNPE, encoded by the coding sequence ATGAGCAAAGGCAAACGGTATACCCAAGAATTTAAAATTGAAGCAGTTAAACAAATCACTGAACGTGGCTATTCGGTAGCAGAAGTATCAGAACGACTTGGTATTTGTACTAAAACGTTATATCACTGGCGCAGCCAGTTATCAGATAAACCTAAACAAGCTAAATCATCTGATGAACAATTAAGGATCGCTAAACTTGAATCCGAGCTAAAACGGGTTACGGAGGAGCGAGATATCCTAAAAAAGGCCGCAAGGTACTTTGCCAGCAATCCCGAGTAA
- a CDS encoding DNA/RNA endonuclease, giving the protein MKNTLFVILSITLSAAASATVCNQHLAQGTPNNSDQILCRDGYAAGYNYQNKVSNWVAYHITQDSVNAFYKRSNSFRTDTELPADFRATSRDYTKTGYDRGHLAPSGTMDFSQESMQQSFLMSNMAPQLPGFNRGGWKGLEEKVRQWANTYDELYVVSGPIWDGNETYIGNGVYIPNSFYKVILDPIYNDAIAFIIPHRKVSSSELPSFITSVNEVEQVTQLDFFSDLPDSVEDEIEGKIWDMW; this is encoded by the coding sequence ATGAAAAATACCTTGTTCGTAATACTAAGTATTACACTATCAGCAGCTGCTTCTGCTACAGTCTGCAACCAACATCTCGCTCAAGGGACACCAAATAATAGTGACCAGATTTTATGTCGGGATGGTTATGCCGCAGGATATAACTACCAAAATAAAGTATCGAACTGGGTGGCTTACCACATAACTCAAGATAGTGTGAACGCTTTCTATAAACGCTCAAATAGCTTCCGCACAGATACTGAACTTCCAGCCGACTTTCGCGCTACAAGCCGTGATTATACAAAAACAGGTTATGATCGCGGCCATTTAGCGCCATCGGGCACTATGGACTTCTCTCAAGAATCTATGCAGCAAAGTTTCTTAATGTCGAATATGGCGCCGCAGCTACCAGGGTTTAACCGAGGGGGATGGAAAGGCCTAGAAGAAAAAGTACGACAATGGGCAAACACCTACGACGAATTGTATGTCGTATCAGGTCCTATTTGGGATGGTAATGAAACCTATATAGGTAACGGAGTTTACATTCCTAATAGTTTTTACAAGGTCATACTCGATCCAATTTATAATGATGCAATTGCATTTATTATTCCCCATAGAAAAGTATCTTCTTCTGAACTCCCCTCTTTCATCACAAGTGTTAACGAAGTTGAACAAGTTACCCAACTCGATTTCTTCAGTGACCTACCAGACAGTGTTGAAGATGAAATTGAAGGTAAGATATGGGATATGTGGTAA
- a CDS encoding putative exported protein produces MNLIKVFVSIFLLLPLFANSSTDVEVSEEEKYAKWAESVWNSLDRMTGEIKLPNAVATLNVPENFYYLAPKDAEKVLVDVWGNPPGQNTLGMLFPSEMTPFDADSWAVSIQYEEDGYVSDGDADDINYSELLEQMKSDTNLVSQERVKQGYEAIELVGWASPPYYDSATNKLHWAKEIKFANSAINTLNYNIRVLGRKGVLVLNFIAQIDQQQLIETKLNSVLALAEFDQGSKYSDFDPDMDDVAAYGLGALVAGKVIAKTGFLAVAFLFIKKFSVIFIIAIGAFVKRMFKRKEA; encoded by the coding sequence ATGAATCTAATTAAAGTATTTGTTTCTATATTTTTACTATTGCCATTATTTGCAAACTCGAGTACTGATGTTGAAGTATCAGAAGAAGAAAAATACGCAAAATGGGCTGAAAGTGTATGGAACTCCCTCGACAGAATGACTGGTGAGATTAAATTACCTAATGCTGTTGCAACATTAAATGTACCAGAAAACTTCTATTACCTAGCGCCAAAAGATGCTGAGAAAGTATTAGTAGACGTTTGGGGAAATCCTCCGGGTCAAAATACACTAGGGATGCTATTTCCTTCTGAAATGACTCCGTTTGATGCTGATTCTTGGGCAGTATCGATTCAATATGAAGAAGATGGCTATGTTTCTGACGGAGACGCTGATGATATTAATTATTCAGAATTACTAGAACAAATGAAATCAGATACAAATTTAGTTAGCCAAGAAAGAGTTAAACAAGGATATGAGGCAATTGAGTTAGTTGGGTGGGCTTCCCCGCCGTATTATGATTCGGCAACTAATAAGCTTCATTGGGCTAAAGAAATAAAATTCGCTAATAGTGCTATAAATACTCTCAATTACAATATTCGAGTATTAGGTAGAAAGGGAGTGTTAGTTCTCAATTTCATCGCTCAGATTGACCAACAACAGTTAATAGAAACTAAATTAAACTCTGTTTTGGCATTAGCTGAATTTGATCAAGGTTCAAAATATAGTGATTTTGACCCAGATATGGATGACGTTGCTGCATATGGGTTAGGTGCTTTAGTTGCAGGTAAAGTTATAGCTAAAACAGGCTTTTTAGCAGTTGCGTTCCTCTTTATAAAGAAATTTTCGGTAATATTCATTATTGCTATCGGTGCATTTGTAAAACGAATGTTTAAGCGTAAAGAGGCATAA
- a CDS encoding membrane protein, giving the protein MSTPIIIITIYCCLAVYAGIFITYHVVKSDFFDKKQKVILISLAWLLPILGAGLIFSLLAEDKPVKKRSSFHLFDYIFLTAVLTQNSSSFDSGSPANYDQSSSSDSDI; this is encoded by the coding sequence ATGAGCACTCCGATAATTATAATTACTATATACTGTTGCCTAGCTGTATACGCGGGGATTTTCATTACTTACCATGTAGTTAAGTCTGATTTTTTTGATAAGAAACAGAAAGTTATTTTAATAAGTTTGGCATGGTTGTTACCAATTCTTGGCGCGGGTTTAATTTTTAGTTTATTAGCCGAAGATAAGCCAGTTAAGAAAAGATCTAGTTTTCATTTATTCGATTATATTTTTTTAACTGCTGTTCTTACGCAGAACTCTAGTAGTTTTGATAGTGGTTCTCCTGCGAATTATGATCAAAGCAGTAGTAGCGATTCAGACATATAA
- a CDS encoding membrane protein yields the protein MITLIWCLISAVSLPFIAKIPLALAMSKAGGYDNNHPREQQANLKGFGARALAAHQNAFESLIIFSAAILLAIATNTTSETIQLLAMVHIGSRVFYNVLYLLNVGVLRSLSWAVAIGCSFAIIWQCIPN from the coding sequence TTGATAACATTAATTTGGTGCTTAATTTCAGCTGTATCATTACCATTTATTGCAAAAATACCTTTGGCTTTAGCTATGAGTAAAGCTGGTGGTTACGACAATAATCACCCAAGAGAGCAACAGGCAAACTTAAAGGGGTTTGGAGCACGCGCTTTAGCTGCCCATCAAAATGCTTTTGAATCTCTTATTATTTTTTCTGCTGCTATATTGTTAGCGATAGCAACCAACACAACAAGTGAAACGATTCAATTACTCGCTATGGTTCATATTGGCTCCAGAGTTTTTTATAACGTTCTTTATTTATTAAATGTAGGCGTATTACGTTCACTTTCTTGGGCTGTTGCTATAGGTTGTTCATTTGCCATTATATGGCAATGTATTCCTAACTAA
- a CDS encoding membrane protein, which produces MTDSKAEIQQGFFIALFKGDHELVNVYWGGYFILGGLTKALIGHLEGETSIMTLDCLRALYLLLLSVVIWKSANNYKGKKLWRVLAKISVVLIVLESLVGLTGWGMYLTNNLPS; this is translated from the coding sequence ATGACTGATAGTAAAGCAGAGATACAACAAGGTTTTTTCATTGCTCTTTTTAAAGGTGATCATGAACTTGTTAATGTTTATTGGGGTGGGTATTTTATACTTGGAGGCTTGACTAAAGCTTTGATTGGTCACTTAGAGGGTGAAACATCGATAATGACTTTAGATTGTCTAAGAGCATTATACCTCTTACTTTTATCTGTTGTAATTTGGAAGTCAGCTAATAACTACAAAGGTAAAAAACTATGGCGTGTTTTAGCCAAAATAAGCGTTGTTTTAATTGTTTTAGAAAGCCTTGTTGGGTTAACCGGATGGGGAATGTATTTGACTAATAATTTACCTTCCTAG
- a CDS encoding putative uncharacterized protein (No significant database matches): MDDPDPDQVKEYRLDDMTFSITDDEYVFKNTTPQKVSQITVNYNDGITNDNVALLRFDTVVEPFSSVVFELPGLAFSNIRHNDQMKLFLPQVIFPSKDKSCDRVPRYCYRPPNPKQKTIYNTHIVMLHNALNTVAFPPFITRIINTYCPFFKECKKYGTQPLSYASRNMLSLGAEGHTFNIRVLAGDYFSAGRGGGDRAWINNKKAANTLGKAAVYEGYITKGSGSYRPYHQRTYNTFFHETNHAFGFSHDSAMTYGLGVPYSQVFIIENFSEIDRTTIGEVNVPSVFVTTELNAKNEMTLAFYYLPDEKEYEQVSLTMLGLSLNSGSVAYKLDRNNKPVDNTLVLHFDSLPTATTYIRTHNTDTKYLSTIKLSPSELVPVVTYNIEGNDYGILDDKELLNKDYDGRQIRNICTNMDGLLATKDEYQRLWYDLKENNKLNLLQERVFLSRDEPSNNTIWKLEFNDDAMLASQHSINDKLGTDKSLVCIK, encoded by the coding sequence GTGGACGACCCAGACCCAGATCAAGTTAAAGAGTACAGACTTGATGATATGACATTTTCTATCACTGACGATGAATATGTCTTTAAGAATACAACACCACAGAAAGTGAGTCAGATCACGGTAAATTATAATGATGGTATAACGAATGATAACGTTGCGTTATTAAGATTTGATACCGTTGTTGAACCCTTTAGTTCGGTTGTATTTGAACTACCAGGGTTAGCATTCAGCAATATTCGTCATAATGACCAGATGAAGCTATTTTTACCTCAAGTCATCTTTCCCTCCAAGGATAAGTCTTGCGATAGGGTGCCAAGATATTGTTACCGACCACCTAATCCAAAACAAAAAACAATATATAATACACACATAGTGATGTTGCACAATGCATTGAATACCGTTGCATTTCCCCCATTTATAACAAGAATAATTAATACATATTGCCCGTTTTTTAAGGAGTGTAAAAAGTATGGCACTCAACCCTTGTCATATGCATCACGTAATATGCTTTCATTAGGCGCTGAAGGTCATACGTTTAACATACGGGTATTGGCTGGCGATTATTTTTCAGCTGGCAGGGGTGGTGGTGATAGAGCGTGGATTAATAATAAAAAAGCAGCGAACACCTTAGGTAAAGCGGCTGTTTATGAAGGTTATATTACAAAAGGTTCAGGGAGTTATAGACCCTATCATCAAAGAACCTATAATACATTCTTTCATGAAACAAATCATGCATTTGGTTTTTCCCATGATTCAGCAATGACTTATGGGTTAGGTGTTCCGTATAGCCAAGTCTTTATTATTGAAAATTTTTCAGAAATAGACAGAACAACGATCGGTGAAGTAAACGTACCGTCTGTATTTGTGACAACGGAGCTTAATGCAAAAAATGAAATGACATTGGCATTTTATTATTTACCTGATGAAAAGGAATATGAACAGGTTTCACTTACGATGCTAGGGTTATCACTTAATAGCGGCAGTGTTGCTTATAAACTCGATCGTAATAACAAGCCTGTTGATAATACCTTAGTGTTGCATTTTGATTCATTACCCACTGCAACGACATATATTCGTACCCATAATACCGATACAAAATATTTATCGACCATTAAACTCTCTCCGAGTGAGTTGGTGCCCGTTGTTACCTATAATATCGAAGGCAATGACTATGGCATTCTCGATGATAAAGAGTTACTTAATAAAGATTATGATGGTAGACAGATCCGAAATATTTGTACAAATATGGATGGGTTACTTGCAACAAAAGATGAATATCAACGTCTTTGGTACGATTTAAAAGAGAATAATAAATTGAATCTATTACAGGAACGCGTATTTTTATCGAGAGATGAACCATCGAATAATACAATATGGAAATTAGAGTTTAATGACGATGCAATGTTAGCGAGTCAGCATTCTATAAATGATAAACTAGGTACTGATAAATCGCTGGTTTGTATTAAATAA
- a CDS encoding transposase, IS3 family, with product MNTKFKRPKFTTEFKQGAVKLVTEQGYTRQAAAASLGVSLSAITRWVQAESGTQARPGTKQEGLNLSERNELEILRKENAKLLMEKEILKKAAVFFAKESE from the coding sequence ATGAATACTAAGTTTAAACGTCCGAAATTTACAACTGAATTCAAACAAGGCGCAGTAAAACTCGTTACTGAGCAAGGATATACCAGACAAGCAGCCGCTGCTAGCTTAGGTGTATCGTTAAGTGCAATTACACGCTGGGTTCAAGCAGAAAGCGGCACGCAAGCTAGACCTGGAACCAAACAAGAAGGCCTAAACCTATCCGAACGTAATGAACTTGAAATACTACGTAAAGAAAATGCAAAACTGCTGATGGAGAAAGAAATTTTAAAAAAGGCCGCAGTCTTCTTTGCCAAGGAAAGCGAGTAA
- a CDS encoding transposase, IS3 family: MDVSPSAFYHWLSNKASPNRDVALEIKATEIFDLHKKTLGYRRLTNELRKEGFDVGHYKIWRLMSRLGLQARYPRRFKVTTDSKHNFNIADNLLERKFDVQQPNKYWTTDITYVWTLEGWMYLAVVMDLYSRQIIGWSIADNMKTEMCLQALQMAYWRRKPNAGVMHHSDRGSQYASGKYQEMLSKMEMIPSMSGKGECWDNAPTERFFRSFKHEHMHYYRLKTKKDAERCILDYLAYYNSKRPHTTLGYLSPMEFEQQILRKVA; the protein is encoded by the coding sequence ATGGATGTAAGCCCAAGTGCTTTTTATCACTGGTTATCAAATAAAGCATCGCCTAATAGGGATGTGGCGCTTGAGATTAAGGCTACCGAGATATTCGACTTACACAAAAAAACGCTAGGTTATCGCAGATTAACCAATGAGTTACGCAAAGAAGGCTTTGATGTTGGTCATTACAAAATATGGCGTTTAATGTCACGCTTAGGCTTGCAAGCCCGCTACCCAAGACGATTCAAGGTAACTACTGATAGTAAGCATAATTTTAATATTGCAGATAACTTGTTAGAGCGTAAATTCGATGTTCAGCAGCCCAATAAATATTGGACAACTGATATCACCTACGTTTGGACGCTTGAAGGTTGGATGTATTTAGCCGTTGTAATGGATTTATATTCAAGGCAAATCATTGGATGGAGTATTGCCGACAACATGAAAACAGAAATGTGTTTGCAGGCGCTACAGATGGCTTACTGGCGACGAAAACCCAATGCTGGAGTTATGCATCATTCAGATAGAGGCAGCCAATACGCAAGCGGCAAGTACCAGGAAATGCTTTCGAAAATGGAGATGATACCCAGCATGAGCGGCAAAGGTGAGTGTTGGGATAATGCACCAACAGAGCGATTTTTTAGAAGCTTCAAACACGAGCATATGCATTACTATCGCTTGAAAACAAAGAAAGACGCTGAACGCTGTATTTTGGATTACCTTGCTTATTACAACAGCAAGCGGCCACATACAACATTGGGGTATTTATCACCGATGGAATTTGAGCAGCAGATATTAAGAAAAGTAGCTTAA
- a CDS encoding putative uncharacterized protein (No significant database matches) — protein sequence MASYRLTFTYKNTEYNEPLDKVKLAQIGCELDEELDVDSKKTIADIYNKIILPMIGNPIGGINITRYQSEKLESFGFEGNILLFTHEIRDEAKLINPILNSAGEV from the coding sequence ATGGCTTCATATCGGTTAACGTTTACGTATAAGAATACAGAATATAATGAACCTTTGGATAAGGTTAAGCTTGCTCAGATCGGCTGTGAATTAGATGAAGAATTAGATGTGGATTCTAAGAAAACTATAGCTGATATTTATAATAAAATTATACTTCCAATGATTGGTAACCCTATAGGTGGCATTAATATTACTCGCTATCAGAGTGAGAAACTAGAATCATTTGGTTTTGAAGGAAATATACTTTTATTTACGCATGAAATTCGCGATGAGGCGAAACTGATTAATCCCATATTAAATAGCGCTGGTGAAGTATAA
- a CDS encoding putative lipoprotein, translating into MVKNNSVLKIASSLVLLLSLAACSNSKITETESKMSLTAELITAEITQSGLAQPIINGGQAVGYKYKRTLAVPAQKGHYFGFEYSVKPIDEVAGKQQRHLPVTIQVTHPEMLVNGKKTTVTSWQDMMYFGRSNYTMWQFESDAELLNGQWNISVLLQNEVVVEKSFFVMVPPPRPAKVTEVCVAEVDKFPKPLQDAHTACCSNNDSDACYTFAWRGLEPLRDKSGALLYFAKSCEMGNISGCSTAAKITTSENQKTVYLNKACDLKDIMSCIDVGRMP; encoded by the coding sequence GTGGTAAAAAATAATTCAGTGTTAAAAATTGCATCTTCGTTAGTGCTTTTACTTAGCTTAGCCGCTTGTTCTAATAGCAAGATTACAGAAACAGAATCTAAAATGTCATTAACTGCAGAACTGATCACGGCTGAAATAACTCAGTCTGGTTTGGCTCAGCCAATTATTAATGGTGGTCAGGCCGTTGGTTATAAATATAAGCGCACCTTAGCTGTGCCCGCACAAAAAGGTCACTATTTTGGTTTTGAATATAGTGTTAAGCCGATAGATGAGGTAGCCGGTAAACAGCAAAGACATTTACCTGTGACAATTCAAGTTACTCACCCTGAAATGCTAGTTAATGGTAAAAAGACCACGGTAACGAGCTGGCAGGATATGATGTATTTTGGTCGTAGCAACTATACTATGTGGCAGTTCGAATCAGATGCGGAATTACTGAACGGGCAATGGAACATAAGTGTGCTACTGCAAAATGAGGTTGTGGTTGAAAAAAGCTTCTTCGTTATGGTTCCGCCACCAAGACCTGCTAAGGTCACTGAGGTTTGCGTCGCTGAAGTTGATAAATTCCCCAAGCCCTTACAAGACGCGCATACTGCTTGTTGTAGTAATAATGATTCAGACGCATGTTACACTTTTGCTTGGCGTGGTTTAGAGCCTCTTCGTGATAAGAGCGGGGCTTTGCTGTACTTCGCTAAAAGTTGTGAAATGGGTAATATTTCCGGTTGTAGCACTGCAGCTAAAATAACTACTAGTGAAAATCAAAAAACCGTTTATCTTAATAAAGCGTGTGACTTAAAAGATATTATGAGCTGTATCGACGTTGGTAGAATGCCATAA